Proteins found in one Dryobates pubescens isolate bDryPub1 chromosome 1, bDryPub1.pri, whole genome shotgun sequence genomic segment:
- the TMCC1 gene encoding transmembrane and coiled-coil domains protein 1 isoform X3, giving the protein MHGERALLSGRGKIERLEVSSLAQTSSAVASSTDGSINADSVDGTPDPQRTKVAITHLQQKILKLTEQIKIEQTARDDNVAEYLKLANNADKQQTARIKQVFEKKNQKSAQTILQLQKKLEHYHRKLREIEQNGIPRQTKDVFRDMHQGLKDVGAKVTGFSEGVVDSVKGGLSSFSQATHSAAGAVVSKPREIASLIRNKFGSADNIANLKDSLEEGQEDGAGGKALGVIQNFQSSPKYGSEEDCSSATSGSVGANSTTGGPVGASSSKTNTLDMQSSGFDAILHEIQEIRETQARLEESFEDLKVRYQRDYSLVMQTLQEERYRCERLEEQLNDLTELHQNEILNLKQELASMEEKIAYQSYERARDIQEALEACQTRISKMELQQQQQQVVQLEGLENATARNLLGKFINILLAVMAVLLVFVSTVANCVVPLMKTRNRTFSTLFLVVFIAFLWKHWDALTGYLERFLSPPR; this is encoded by the exons ATGCACGGGGAGCGGGCGCTGCTGTCCGGCCGGGGCAAG ATCGAGCGATTGGAAGTCAGCAGCCTAGCGCAGACGTCCAGCGCAGTGGCCTCAAGCACTGATGGTAGCATCAATGCAGACTCTGTTGATGGGACCCCCGACCCTCAGCGTACAAAAGTGGCTATCACACACTTGCAGCAGAAGATCCTGAAGCTGACCGAGCAGATCAAGATCGAGCAAACAGCCCGCGATGACAACGTGGCGGAATACCTGAAACTGGCCAACAATGCAGACAAGCAGCAGACTGCCCGCATCAAGCAGGTGTTTGAGAAGAAGAACCAAAAGTCAGCCCAGACCAtcttgcagctgcagaagaagcTGGAACATTACCATCGGAAGCTGCGAGAGATTGAACAGAACGGGATCCCTCGGCAGACAAAGGATGTCTTCAGGGACATGCACCAGGGCTTGAAGGATGTTGGAGCAAAAGTCACAGGCTTTAGCGAGGGAGTCGTAGACAGCGTGAAAGGCGGGCTGTCCAGTTTCTCCCAAGCCACACATTCAGCAGCAGGCGCTGTGGTTTCCAAACCCCGGGAGATTGCCTCCCTCATAAGGAACAAGTTTGGGAGTGCAGACAACATTGCTAATCTGAAAGACTCCTTGGAAGAAGGCCAGGAAGATGGGGCCGGAGGCAAGGCTCTAGGCGTTATTCAGAACTTTCAGTCGAGCCCAAAGTATGGCAGTGAAGAGGATTGCTCCAGTGCCACATCGGGCTCCGTGGGAGCCAACAGCACTACAGGAGGCCCTGTGGGAGCTTCCAGCTCCAAAACAAACACTCTGGATATGCAGAGCTCAGGGTTTGATGCAATACTGCATGAAATTCAAGAAATCCGAGAGACACaggcaaggttggaagagtcgtTTGAGGACCTCAAGGTTCGCTACCAGAGGGATTACTCCCTGGTAATGCAGACCCTGCAGGAGGAGCGCTACAG ATGTGAGAgactggaggagcagctgaacgACCTGACTGAGCTCCACCAGAACGAGATCCTCAATTTGAAACAGGAGCTGGCCAGCATGGAGGAGAAGATTGCCTACCAGTCCTACGAGCGAGCCCGGGACATCCAG GAAGCCCTGGAGGCCTGCCAGACTCGCATCTCCAagatggagctgcagcagcagcagcagcaggtggtgcagctggaggggctggagaacgCCACAGCCaggaacctgctggggaagttCATCAACATCCTCCTGGCCGTCATGGCTGTCCTCCTGGTCTTCGTCTCCACCGTGGCCAACTGCGTGGTGCCACTGATGAAGACTCGCAACAGGACGTTCAGCACTTTATTCCTGGTGGTTTTCATTGCCTTTCTGTGGAAGCACTGGGACGCCCTCACCGGCTACTTGGAACGCTTTTTGTCCCCTCCCAGATGA
- the TMCC1 gene encoding transmembrane and coiled-coil domains protein 1 isoform X4, translating into MVQRFSLRRQLSKIERLEVSSLAQTSSAVASSTDGSINADSVDGTPDPQRTKVAITHLQQKILKLTEQIKIEQTARDDNVAEYLKLANNADKQQTARIKQVFEKKNQKSAQTILQLQKKLEHYHRKLREIEQNGIPRQTKDVFRDMHQGLKDVGAKVTGFSEGVVDSVKGGLSSFSQATHSAAGAVVSKPREIASLIRNKFGSADNIANLKDSLEEGQEDGAGGKALGVIQNFQSSPKYGSEEDCSSATSGSVGANSTTGGPVGASSSKTNTLDMQSSGFDAILHEIQEIRETQARLEESFEDLKVRYQRDYSLVMQTLQEERYRCERLEEQLNDLTELHQNEILNLKQELASMEEKIAYQSYERARDIQEALEACQTRISKMELQQQQQQVVQLEGLENATARNLLGKFINILLAVMAVLLVFVSTVANCVVPLMKTRNRTFSTLFLVVFIAFLWKHWDALTGYLERFLSPPR; encoded by the exons ATCGAGCGATTGGAAGTCAGCAGCCTAGCGCAGACGTCCAGCGCAGTGGCCTCAAGCACTGATGGTAGCATCAATGCAGACTCTGTTGATGGGACCCCCGACCCTCAGCGTACAAAAGTGGCTATCACACACTTGCAGCAGAAGATCCTGAAGCTGACCGAGCAGATCAAGATCGAGCAAACAGCCCGCGATGACAACGTGGCGGAATACCTGAAACTGGCCAACAATGCAGACAAGCAGCAGACTGCCCGCATCAAGCAGGTGTTTGAGAAGAAGAACCAAAAGTCAGCCCAGACCAtcttgcagctgcagaagaagcTGGAACATTACCATCGGAAGCTGCGAGAGATTGAACAGAACGGGATCCCTCGGCAGACAAAGGATGTCTTCAGGGACATGCACCAGGGCTTGAAGGATGTTGGAGCAAAAGTCACAGGCTTTAGCGAGGGAGTCGTAGACAGCGTGAAAGGCGGGCTGTCCAGTTTCTCCCAAGCCACACATTCAGCAGCAGGCGCTGTGGTTTCCAAACCCCGGGAGATTGCCTCCCTCATAAGGAACAAGTTTGGGAGTGCAGACAACATTGCTAATCTGAAAGACTCCTTGGAAGAAGGCCAGGAAGATGGGGCCGGAGGCAAGGCTCTAGGCGTTATTCAGAACTTTCAGTCGAGCCCAAAGTATGGCAGTGAAGAGGATTGCTCCAGTGCCACATCGGGCTCCGTGGGAGCCAACAGCACTACAGGAGGCCCTGTGGGAGCTTCCAGCTCCAAAACAAACACTCTGGATATGCAGAGCTCAGGGTTTGATGCAATACTGCATGAAATTCAAGAAATCCGAGAGACACaggcaaggttggaagagtcgtTTGAGGACCTCAAGGTTCGCTACCAGAGGGATTACTCCCTGGTAATGCAGACCCTGCAGGAGGAGCGCTACAG ATGTGAGAgactggaggagcagctgaacgACCTGACTGAGCTCCACCAGAACGAGATCCTCAATTTGAAACAGGAGCTGGCCAGCATGGAGGAGAAGATTGCCTACCAGTCCTACGAGCGAGCCCGGGACATCCAG GAAGCCCTGGAGGCCTGCCAGACTCGCATCTCCAagatggagctgcagcagcagcagcagcaggtggtgcagctggaggggctggagaacgCCACAGCCaggaacctgctggggaagttCATCAACATCCTCCTGGCCGTCATGGCTGTCCTCCTGGTCTTCGTCTCCACCGTGGCCAACTGCGTGGTGCCACTGATGAAGACTCGCAACAGGACGTTCAGCACTTTATTCCTGGTGGTTTTCATTGCCTTTCTGTGGAAGCACTGGGACGCCCTCACCGGCTACTTGGAACGCTTTTTGTCCCCTCCCAGATGA
- the TMCC1 gene encoding transmembrane and coiled-coil domains protein 1 isoform X2: MFMWCCCACVCCERDFCEPTKIERLEVSSLAQTSSAVASSTDGSINADSVDGTPDPQRTKVAITHLQQKILKLTEQIKIEQTARDDNVAEYLKLANNADKQQTARIKQVFEKKNQKSAQTILQLQKKLEHYHRKLREIEQNGIPRQTKDVFRDMHQGLKDVGAKVTGFSEGVVDSVKGGLSSFSQATHSAAGAVVSKPREIASLIRNKFGSADNIANLKDSLEEGQEDGAGGKALGVIQNFQSSPKYGSEEDCSSATSGSVGANSTTGGPVGASSSKTNTLDMQSSGFDAILHEIQEIRETQARLEESFEDLKVRYQRDYSLVMQTLQEERYRCERLEEQLNDLTELHQNEILNLKQELASMEEKIAYQSYERARDIQEALEACQTRISKMELQQQQQQVVQLEGLENATARNLLGKFINILLAVMAVLLVFVSTVANCVVPLMKTRNRTFSTLFLVVFIAFLWKHWDALTGYLERFLSPPR; the protein is encoded by the exons ATGTTCatgtggtgctgctgtgcctgcgTGTGCTGCGAGAGGGACTTCTGCGAGCCCACCAAG ATCGAGCGATTGGAAGTCAGCAGCCTAGCGCAGACGTCCAGCGCAGTGGCCTCAAGCACTGATGGTAGCATCAATGCAGACTCTGTTGATGGGACCCCCGACCCTCAGCGTACAAAAGTGGCTATCACACACTTGCAGCAGAAGATCCTGAAGCTGACCGAGCAGATCAAGATCGAGCAAACAGCCCGCGATGACAACGTGGCGGAATACCTGAAACTGGCCAACAATGCAGACAAGCAGCAGACTGCCCGCATCAAGCAGGTGTTTGAGAAGAAGAACCAAAAGTCAGCCCAGACCAtcttgcagctgcagaagaagcTGGAACATTACCATCGGAAGCTGCGAGAGATTGAACAGAACGGGATCCCTCGGCAGACAAAGGATGTCTTCAGGGACATGCACCAGGGCTTGAAGGATGTTGGAGCAAAAGTCACAGGCTTTAGCGAGGGAGTCGTAGACAGCGTGAAAGGCGGGCTGTCCAGTTTCTCCCAAGCCACACATTCAGCAGCAGGCGCTGTGGTTTCCAAACCCCGGGAGATTGCCTCCCTCATAAGGAACAAGTTTGGGAGTGCAGACAACATTGCTAATCTGAAAGACTCCTTGGAAGAAGGCCAGGAAGATGGGGCCGGAGGCAAGGCTCTAGGCGTTATTCAGAACTTTCAGTCGAGCCCAAAGTATGGCAGTGAAGAGGATTGCTCCAGTGCCACATCGGGCTCCGTGGGAGCCAACAGCACTACAGGAGGCCCTGTGGGAGCTTCCAGCTCCAAAACAAACACTCTGGATATGCAGAGCTCAGGGTTTGATGCAATACTGCATGAAATTCAAGAAATCCGAGAGACACaggcaaggttggaagagtcgtTTGAGGACCTCAAGGTTCGCTACCAGAGGGATTACTCCCTGGTAATGCAGACCCTGCAGGAGGAGCGCTACAG ATGTGAGAgactggaggagcagctgaacgACCTGACTGAGCTCCACCAGAACGAGATCCTCAATTTGAAACAGGAGCTGGCCAGCATGGAGGAGAAGATTGCCTACCAGTCCTACGAGCGAGCCCGGGACATCCAG GAAGCCCTGGAGGCCTGCCAGACTCGCATCTCCAagatggagctgcagcagcagcagcagcaggtggtgcagctggaggggctggagaacgCCACAGCCaggaacctgctggggaagttCATCAACATCCTCCTGGCCGTCATGGCTGTCCTCCTGGTCTTCGTCTCCACCGTGGCCAACTGCGTGGTGCCACTGATGAAGACTCGCAACAGGACGTTCAGCACTTTATTCCTGGTGGTTTTCATTGCCTTTCTGTGGAAGCACTGGGACGCCCTCACCGGCTACTTGGAACGCTTTTTGTCCCCTCCCAGATGA
- the TMCC1 gene encoding transmembrane and coiled-coil domains protein 1 isoform X5 yields the protein MEVILSLIERLEVSSLAQTSSAVASSTDGSINADSVDGTPDPQRTKVAITHLQQKILKLTEQIKIEQTARDDNVAEYLKLANNADKQQTARIKQVFEKKNQKSAQTILQLQKKLEHYHRKLREIEQNGIPRQTKDVFRDMHQGLKDVGAKVTGFSEGVVDSVKGGLSSFSQATHSAAGAVVSKPREIASLIRNKFGSADNIANLKDSLEEGQEDGAGGKALGVIQNFQSSPKYGSEEDCSSATSGSVGANSTTGGPVGASSSKTNTLDMQSSGFDAILHEIQEIRETQARLEESFEDLKVRYQRDYSLVMQTLQEERYRCERLEEQLNDLTELHQNEILNLKQELASMEEKIAYQSYERARDIQEALEACQTRISKMELQQQQQQVVQLEGLENATARNLLGKFINILLAVMAVLLVFVSTVANCVVPLMKTRNRTFSTLFLVVFIAFLWKHWDALTGYLERFLSPPR from the exons ATGGAGGTGATACTCAGCCTG ATCGAGCGATTGGAAGTCAGCAGCCTAGCGCAGACGTCCAGCGCAGTGGCCTCAAGCACTGATGGTAGCATCAATGCAGACTCTGTTGATGGGACCCCCGACCCTCAGCGTACAAAAGTGGCTATCACACACTTGCAGCAGAAGATCCTGAAGCTGACCGAGCAGATCAAGATCGAGCAAACAGCCCGCGATGACAACGTGGCGGAATACCTGAAACTGGCCAACAATGCAGACAAGCAGCAGACTGCCCGCATCAAGCAGGTGTTTGAGAAGAAGAACCAAAAGTCAGCCCAGACCAtcttgcagctgcagaagaagcTGGAACATTACCATCGGAAGCTGCGAGAGATTGAACAGAACGGGATCCCTCGGCAGACAAAGGATGTCTTCAGGGACATGCACCAGGGCTTGAAGGATGTTGGAGCAAAAGTCACAGGCTTTAGCGAGGGAGTCGTAGACAGCGTGAAAGGCGGGCTGTCCAGTTTCTCCCAAGCCACACATTCAGCAGCAGGCGCTGTGGTTTCCAAACCCCGGGAGATTGCCTCCCTCATAAGGAACAAGTTTGGGAGTGCAGACAACATTGCTAATCTGAAAGACTCCTTGGAAGAAGGCCAGGAAGATGGGGCCGGAGGCAAGGCTCTAGGCGTTATTCAGAACTTTCAGTCGAGCCCAAAGTATGGCAGTGAAGAGGATTGCTCCAGTGCCACATCGGGCTCCGTGGGAGCCAACAGCACTACAGGAGGCCCTGTGGGAGCTTCCAGCTCCAAAACAAACACTCTGGATATGCAGAGCTCAGGGTTTGATGCAATACTGCATGAAATTCAAGAAATCCGAGAGACACaggcaaggttggaagagtcgtTTGAGGACCTCAAGGTTCGCTACCAGAGGGATTACTCCCTGGTAATGCAGACCCTGCAGGAGGAGCGCTACAG ATGTGAGAgactggaggagcagctgaacgACCTGACTGAGCTCCACCAGAACGAGATCCTCAATTTGAAACAGGAGCTGGCCAGCATGGAGGAGAAGATTGCCTACCAGTCCTACGAGCGAGCCCGGGACATCCAG GAAGCCCTGGAGGCCTGCCAGACTCGCATCTCCAagatggagctgcagcagcagcagcagcaggtggtgcagctggaggggctggagaacgCCACAGCCaggaacctgctggggaagttCATCAACATCCTCCTGGCCGTCATGGCTGTCCTCCTGGTCTTCGTCTCCACCGTGGCCAACTGCGTGGTGCCACTGATGAAGACTCGCAACAGGACGTTCAGCACTTTATTCCTGGTGGTTTTCATTGCCTTTCTGTGGAAGCACTGGGACGCCCTCACCGGCTACTTGGAACGCTTTTTGTCCCCTCCCAGATGA